Proteins encoded in a region of the Pangasianodon hypophthalmus isolate fPanHyp1 chromosome 21, fPanHyp1.pri, whole genome shotgun sequence genome:
- the polr2ea gene encoding DNA-directed RNA polymerases I, II, and III subunit RPABC1: protein MDDEEETYRLWKIRKTIMQLCHDRGYLVTQDELDQTLDEFKSQFGDKPSEGRPRRTDLTVLVAHNDDPTDQMFVFFPEEPKVGIKTIKMYCQRMQEENITRAIIVVQMGMTPSAKQSLVDMAPKYILEQFLQQELLINITEHELVPEHIVMTKEEVTELLARYKLKESQLPRIQAGDPVARYFGLKRGQVVKIIRPSETAGRYITYRLVQ from the exons ATGGATGATGAAGAGGAGACTTACCGCCTGTGGAAAATCCGGAAGACGATAATGCAG CTCTGCCACGATCGAGGATACTTGGTGACGCAGGATGAGTTGGATCAGACGCTGGATGAGTTTAAAAGTCAGTTTGGGGACAAGCCGAGCGAGGGCCGTCCTCGGAGGACAGATCTCACGGTGCTCGTGGCTCACAACGACGATCCCACTGACCAGATGTTTGTCTTCTTCCCAG AGGAGCCCAAGGTGGGAATTAAAACCATCAAAATGTACTGCCAGCGCATGCAGGAGGAGAACATCACCCGCGCCATTATTGTGGTCCAGATGGGCATGACACCTTCTGCTAAACAG TCGCTGGTGGACATGGCACCGAAGTACATCCTGGAGCAGTTTCTCCAGCAAGAGCTGCTCATCAACATCACAGAGCACGAG CTGGTCCCTGAGCACATTGTGATGACGAAGGAAGAAGTGACAGAGCTGCTAGCGAGATA TAAGCTGAAGGAGAGCCAGTTACCCAGGATTCAAGCCGGAGACCCGGTGGCTCGATATTTCGGGCTGAAAAGAGGCCAG GTGGTGAAGATCATCCGGCCGAGTGAGACTGCAGGTCGTTATATAACCTACAGACTTGTACAGTGA